The genomic stretch CTTTCAGGCGTACTACCGTCTATGTAATAGAGCGTCTGACTATTCCTCGAGAAAACCCCATTGACAGCATACGCTGAATCGTCCGAGTAGATTTGTGAGTATTCAGGAATCTGATACAAGCGCACCCCAAGGCGCTGCTCGCCGAACAGGGCGACATATTTTCCATCCGGTGAGACAGCCGTGGTCCAAGTAGGATATGGCAAAGTACGGATGTACTCATCAGTTTCGATCTTGTACACGGACATATAGCCGCCAGATGTGACATAAAGGTATCTGCCGTCGGCTGATACATTCTGTATTCCTACGTGCAACGTGTCATTGACTGTGTCCAGCACCCCTGTAGCGGGCGCAAATCGAAGCAGGATTGGCCCACTCATGTCGTTGGAGTAAAAATAGTAATTCTTCGCACCGGGTCTTGGCCCGACCGGGTTGTCGTCGCAACTTACCGGTAGTAGCACAACCACGCCGCACAGCAACAAACAGACACGTTGCAGTGTCTTCGTTCTCATGTCCATTAAGCCTCCCGAGGTGTTCCCCTCGTCTTGTTTCAAATATAACGAATACCCCCGCGTGTCAAGAGGAAAATCAAGATTTTTTTGTCCATGCAACGGCGACCAAGGTGTTTTCTGAAACTGACAGAACCTGCCACAAACTGACAGAATCTGTCAGTGCGTGGCACCTCACAAACGGCAATCTTACTGCGTCACAATACATTGGTGAAATACATCCATTTGCATTCGCTGACAGATTCTGTCAGTTTGCAGTCCCCATAAACAACAAGCCCGCCTTGCGGCGGGCTATGTTACAGATTCCACGGCAAATAAACTCTATCTCAATACCCCGACTCCGGCGTGTGGCAGTCGGTGCACTTGGCCTCTTTCCAGGCATCGTCGATATCCTCCGGATGCTGGAAATCAAGCCCGGCAATATCTTGCGCCAGATCGTGCACGTTCTCCGACGGCCCCTGCGCCACGATCAAGTGGCAAGTCCGGCAGTCGTTCTTGATCGTTTCCCCCTTGTCGTTCACTTTCTTGTTGTCGTGGCAACGGAAGCAGCCGTCGTTGACAAAGTGGCTCAGGTTGTTCTCCCGCGCCCGATAATCCGTTTTCATTTCCGGGAAGAAGTTCTCGGCATAGATAGTCTGAAGGGTTCTCGTGGCCTGCTCGATGTTTGCAGCCTGTGCTTGAGCCACATCGGGACTGTTCTCCTGATAATAATCCTTCAGCCCGCTGCCGATTTTCGTCTGCGCATCTTCCCGCGTGCTGTACTGCGCGTTCAGCAGATCGAGCCCCACCTGCCGCACCGACGGCAGCGTCGGCGATATCTGTCGCGTGGATAATGCCAGATTCAGTGCCGTCGCCGGAGCCAGAAACTTGTGGCTGGGCCGGTTGTGGCAGTCCATGCAATCGAACTTGCGGATTTCGACGGTCGGATCGGCTGTATCCGGTATGGATGCATCCGGGTCCGTGAACACGGATACCGTGCCGTCCCGTTTGGTGATGCGCACCCATGGGATGTTTTGTCGTTTGGCGTCGGTGGCAATGTATTCAACTTTGTTTTCCGCCAGCATGTGCCAGTGTATTCCTTCCAACCTGCCGGTGCGCGGATTGCCGCCGCCGATCTTCACCAGCAGATTGATCGTCCATGGCGAGTTGGCTTCATCGGTGCGGTAATAGGTCTTGGTGACCAGCTTCTCGCCGTAAAACTGCCGTGGCCAGTGACACCCCTCACAGGTCTGTTGCGCCGGGCGAAGGTTGCTTACCGGTGTCTGTATCGGCCGTTCGTAGGTATCAAGCGCGGTGCGCCAGAGCTGACGGGTACCATCCAGTTTGGATTTTACATAGAACGATGCTCCGGGTCCGATATGACAATCGACGCAGGGAATTCGGGCATGCGGTGAATTCTGGTAGGTGACATATTGCGGCTCCATCACGGTGTGACAGGTCTTGCCGCAGAACGCCACCGAATCGGTGGCCTCATACGCGCGATAGCCACTGTAGGCAACCAGAAGCACCAGCACGGCTGTCAGCCCCAGAAACAGCCACAGGTTGCGCATGTAGCTGGGGTCCGAGGGATCGATATAGAGATTGAACCGAACCCTCTCGCCGCGCCGGTGCGCCTGACGGACCTGGACCACGACCGCGATCAGGAATAGTACCACGCCAATCGTCACAACAGCCGGCGAGATAACAAATGTCACCAGCGAGGTGTACGGATTCTCGGCCGGGGCCGCCAGGTCGATAAGGAGAAGAATCAGGAACAGGAACCCGCCGGCCATGACGAGGGCTCCACCCAATGCCGCCAGCGGGTGGCGATATAATGTCCGTTTTCTCAGTATCTCGTTCACTGGCCTCTACTCTCTACGGTCCGGTATTTTGCTGGGGGGAATATACGTGCTCTGACGGTACGTGCAACAGGATTGCTGGCCCATTTTCCCCGTGAATCGGTGCCTGCGAACCGGGGCATTTTATCCGCAAATCCGGGAGAGTGCGTCGGTTGCACGAAATACATACGAGCTGGTATGTCAATGCTCGTGCATCAGACGGCGACCCCTAAAGGGAAGCTGCGCACGGAAACCCACTGGCGGTCGGCGACCGGAGAGACCAGATTCAAGGTGGTCACCCTGAAACTCTCCTCAGGGAGGTACGGGACGATGCGCTCTTTGACCATCACCACGCGGTGGGGCGAGATCTCACGGGCGACAGTCACGTGCGGGACAAACTGCTTGTGGGGAAGCGCCAGGTCCAGACCAGTGTACAGCGACTTGTACAGTTCATCCAGATTGGGGTGCCGATTGACCTGCCAGTATATCAAGGGAAACCCCGGATAGAAATCACCGATCGATGACAGCTCGAGCGGAAACGGGCCGATCCGGTCGGTTACGGGCTTGATAACGCGCGAAATATCGTCAAGCGACCTGGTGCACTGAAACGGAAAAACGACCGTCACATGTGCGGCGATGACCGAATGATCCGGGTCGTACTGGCGGCGGAGCGGCGCGATGACCTCGTCGAGCCCCTCGGGGAGCAGGATGACCACCGCGTACTTGTTGGTGACCCGGCGGTCCAGTTCATCGCTGTTGTAGCCAAACATATTTTGGTGACCCACACAACCCGCGCCAGGGTGGTCTCATTTGAAAAACTGTATCTCGATCCGACGATTCCTGGCTCTTCCCTCGGCCGTGCTATTCGATGCCAGGGGATTGGTCTCGCCGCGACCGAACGGCTTCATTCGTTCGTCAGGCACCCCATACGCTACAAGGTAGTCACGCACGCGGTTGGCTCGCTTCTCGGATAGCCGCAAATTGGCCGCATCGGTGCCAATATCATCGGTGTAGGCACTGATTTCAAGCCGAATATCCGGCACCACCGACAACAGCGCCGCCAGTTTCTGAAGTTCGCTTTTCGCTTTGGCATCGACCTCAAACGAACCGGACATGTAATCGATATGGAGGATCATCGGCTTGGCGAAGATGGCCAGATCGACACATCCGTATCGATCGACTTTGACACCAAACAGCGTATTGGGACAATCATCGAGTCCATCAGGCACCCCATCCTTGTCCGAATCGACGGGGCATCCGGTGGAATCGATGACTGCACCGATCAGATTACCCGGACACTGATCGCGAAAATCGGGCACGCCGTCGAAATCGGAATCCACCGGGCAGCCATGAATGTCGACGCGCCCGCGCGCTTCACTTGAGGTGCCAGGACAATCATCGAGACCATCGGGCACGCCGTCCCGGTCGTTGTCGACCGGACAACCGTGGTTGTCGACAATCACGCCGCGCGGCGTAGCCAGGCAGGTATCGTCTTCGTCACGGACACCATCCCCGTCGGCATCGCCGACCGCACGCTGCGCCCGTCGTATGTCCGACGTTCTCTGGTTCTCCTGGTTCGCCTGCGGCAAGCGCCAGTCGTCGGCATGCTGGCTCCGTCCGAACCGCAGGTTAATCGACAGGGTACCGCCAATGAGCCAGCGATCGCGGGCAGCATCGATCTCAGAGGCAAAATTGGCTCCCGCGCCAGTGAAGTAATCGGCGCGCAGTCGACTCTCGATGAATGCGCGGGACGAGAGGGCAAAGAGAAACCCGGCAGAGGCGCCGACAAACAGTTCCGAAGCTTTGAAGGCGAGCTTTCCCTGATGCTCGTCGACCGTCTGGAACGTCGTGTCCCCCGCCGGGTCAATTATCTTCCACAGCGTCATGCCGCCGCCGGCGCCAAGCGCAATGTTGAATCGACTCTGCGGTGATAAGAGCAGTCGCTGCAACGAACCCGCCACCCGCCAGGCGGTGAAGTCGACTGCCGCATTACTTTTCAAAGAGCCGATCGCGCTCGTCGAATCCCCCCCTGTTGTATTCGATAGTGTAACGCGGGAAGCATCGAGTGTCAAGCGCCAACTGCGGTCGAGATGATATTTGATGCTCGCACCATACGTCGCACCAATCTTGAAATCAAGAACCGAGCCGCCAGTCAACATATCGGCTCCGCCGTATGCGCCCAGCGAAAACTCTGCGCCGGAAGAGTCCAGTCCGAAACAGACAACCAAACTGACAAGCACAATCAGACTGCGCATGACGACAACATCGATAGATGAAATAGTGAAATCAAGAAAAACTCGGCGCTCAGTAGAGCTTCTTGAGATCGATCCCGGCGTAGTAGTGCTTCAGAATCTGGTCGTATGTCCAGCCGGTGCGCGACCAGCCGATCGCGCCGCATTGACACATCCCGACCCCGTGACCGTAGCCGCGCCCTTTGATGGTCACCTCGTTCAGTCTTCCCGCGGCATCGTGCTCCGTCAGCGCATCGAATCGATCCGAAGGGAGGATGAGATCCGGGTTTGACGTTCGGCCGATCACCCACCGTATGCGGTCCTTGTTGAAATGGTAGACATCGGTTTCCGTCCGCACCACCAGCCGCTCGACGCGGCCGCCGGGTGTGCGAGACTGCACAGTAATATCGGTGATCGGTGCGATGCGGATATCACGACCCCGATCGCCGGACAGATATTGCTCGATCCGCCCCCGCAGCTGCTTCTCGGTGAATACCTCCTGCCAGGTGTAGTATTTCGACCAGGAACAGGCGGCGCTGTCATCGACAGGCTGCAGGTAGGGCAGCTCTTTTTTGTCCCACACCTCGGCAATGTCATCGGTCATCCCGCCGCAGGTGGAGTGGTAGTAGGCGCTTATGAAATCTCCCTGATACATTGCCACGTGGCCGGCCGTCTGCTCCACGCCTCGATTAACCAGCTTGTCCTCAACCTCCATCCCTTCGTAGAGCTGATCGACGACCGTCGACTTGACATCGAATGGTTCGCCAACATACTGCTGCAAATGAGCGATAGCGTAGGTCCGGGCCGCTACCGCCTGCGCCTTGATGGCTTCCAGTTCGTTTTCATTCCGCTTGCCGATCTCGGGAGGCACCACACCCTTGAGGTAATCCTCCATGTAGACGACATTGATCACCCGGATATTCTGACCGTACGGCAGCACCTTGAGAATGCCGCGGTATCGTTTTTCATCGATGCGAAGCGGCGAGTTGTTGCCGCGCGGAATCAGGTTGACCTCGTCCAGTCCCTCCTGGATCGGATTTCCCCGATTGTCCTCGACACGAAGTTTTCGGCCGTCGACAGCCACCCGAACCGATCGGCTGGAGAAATAGACTGCTTGCTGTTCGCCGGTCAGACACTCGACAGCGAATGACCCCTCGCCCCCCAGCGTGACATCGGCGTTGTTCTGGTCGATCAGCACCCGCACGAACGGCACGCGGATCACGGGCGTGACCAACTCGTCTTTGAGTCCCGGCACCGAGGCGCAGCTCCAGATGAGCACCATAAGAAACAGCGCCATGCCGAGGCGAAGAGACCATTTGCCAACGGTCGTCACGACTGCGATTCCTTGTCTAAGAAAGGTCCTCATGCCATTCTTGTCGGCGGTTGAACGATTTTCCCGAGCACCGGCAGCATCCTTTGCTTTTGGCCGGGCACAAAACGCGTTTGGAGCGGCTCGGATCGAAGGCAGGCATATCCCATCGCAGCGTATGACGAGGCCTCGACCAGACCCGGGTCAATGCCGAGCGAGGATATCGATTCAATCGACAGCCCCGGAAATAGTTCGGCCAACCGTCGTTTGAAATATGCGTTATGTACCCCACCTCCGGTCAAATACAATTTGTCGACCCGCCGGTCCCTTTGAACAATCGGTTTCAGCCGGGTATATATCCTCGCCACGGTCAATTCCGCCGCCGTGGCCATCAGATCGTACTTGGCAAGACGAAGCCTGCGACCGATCTTTACAATATCGGCGATCAGCGCGGGCCCAAACTCCTCTCGTCCGGTTGACATTCTCCTACCCCCGAAGAATCCGTGTGACAGCAGGATAGAGAGAAGCCTTTCGGATACGGCTCCGCGCATAGCGAAATGCCCACGGCTGTCATACGACTTGCCAAACAGCCTTGAGGCCAGCAGGTCGCACAGGACATTGCCGGGCCCGGTGTCTGCCGCCTGGACGTCAAGTCCGGAACGGTCGGACGGGAAATAGAAGAAATTGGCCATGCCGCCAATATTGACAATCACGCGCGATTCTTGCGGATGACCGAACAGCTTTGCCATCGCCGCCACCGTAATCGGCGCCCCTTCATGTCCCAGCGCTATATCGGCTTGGCGGAAATCTCCCACCACCGGGAGGCCGGTCGCCACAGCAATGCAGTCAAGAGAACCAAGCTGCATCGTTCCGTTTACTCGATAACCGGCGAAAGAGATTTTCCGCGGAAGATGTCTCACGGTCTGTCCGTGTGACGCCACGGCATCGATCGCAATTCCCTGTCGCCTGAGTTTCAACATCAACGCTTCTGCGGTCCGGCCATAGAACTGACCCAGAGCGTTGTCCAGATGGAGAATGGAACCAATGTCGGCGCTTGCCATCGACGCCGCACTCAGCACGGCCGTTCGAAGTGCCTTTGGATAACGCACCATGTGACCGGCAACAAACCGGATTGCAGGTCCGCTCGGATTGGTAGTGAACCGTAACACCGACAGGTCAACACCATCGGCCGAGGTACCGGAGTTCATGCCCAGAACGGTCAGGCGGTAGCGACGCGACAATGCCGTCAGTGTCATGTCAGCGCAGCACCGACCGTCCAAGCTTGAATTTGAGTCCGGCGATCCGGTCGAGCGACATGGTCACTAATGTCGTATCAATCTCGCCGCGCCGCAAGGCATCAGTGAAGAAGTCATAGGCCTGAAACGCGGCTTCATAGTCTTGGCCGAACAACAGCAGGTCATGCCCGGCAGTGAACGCCGCCAGTGTCCGCTCGCCGATATCACCCAATGCCGCCGCCCCTTTCATGGTCAGGTCATCCGTGATGACGGGACCGTCAAATCCCAGTCCATCGCGCAAGAGGCGATTGATGATCTTCGCCGATCCGGTCACGATCCTGTCATCGAGGGCAGGCAGAAGCAGATGCGTGGTCATGATCAGATCGGCGCCGGCCTCCACCCCGGCCACAAATGGCCGTTTTTCCCGCTGTTCCCAGACGAATTCATCATAGTCCGCAACACTTGTTTGAAGGTGCGGATCGTTCCTGGCGGCGCCGAGCCCGGGGAAATGTTTCAAACAAGACAAGAGACCCCGCTCCTGCGAGATACGCACCGAGGCCCGTACAAACGGACTGACCTGTTCGGCGCTCGAGCCGAAACACCGGTCGCGCAAACAGGCATTCTTTGAATCCAGGTACAGGTCGGCTACCGGCGCCAGGTTTAGGTTGATACCCAGCGCTTCCATATAGACGGCGGCGCGGGAATATTCTTCCTCGAATCGCTCTATACCTTCGATGGCATACGCTGATGCCGCACGGTACTCCACCGGCGCCTGCCTGAGGCGGCACACCCGCCCCCCTTCCTGATCGATGGCGATGAACGGCAGGTAATTGTTATAGCATGACTTGATGGTCTCAATGTTCTGGCGGGCGAGTTGATGCGTGGCACAGTTATCGGCAAACAGAATTACGCCGCCGATCCGCTCTTCGGCAATGAAGCTGAGGAACGGGGATGGCGGGCGCTCGCCCGGAAACCCCATCACAAAGAGCTGCCCGATCTGCTTTCTGAGTTTGTCAACTGTCATATGCCCGCGTCCGTTTCTGCCGCCCTTTTTTCGGCGCCGTCTAAATTGTACACACGGCGTTCTTGCCTGATCCCTTGGCACGGTAGAGGGCCTGGTCGGCCACCGAGACGAGTTCCTCGTGCGAGCGTCCATTCTCGGGGAACGCGCTCACACCCACCGACACGGTCACTTTGACCTTGCCGGCCGCTCCGGTGTCGATCACCGTCTTCTCGATCTGCTCGCGTATCCGCTCGCCGATATTGGCGGCCTCCCCTTCCGGCGTCTGCGGCAGAATGACGACGAACTCTTCACCGCCATACCGCGCGAAAATATCAACGTCGCGGATGCACTTCTTGATTACCCGCGACAACTCCTTCAACACCAGATTGCCGACCTCGTGCCCGTACGAATCGTTCAGCTTCTTGAACCAGTCGATATCGACCATGATGATCGACAAAGGCAGGTTGTACCGAAGGGCACGTTTCTTCTCCTCCTGGAGTTTCTGGATGAAATAGCGATAATTAAACGTCTCCGTCAATTCATCGATCATGGTCAGCTCTTCGGTGCGCTTGTGAAGCTCGGCGTTCTCGAGCGCCAGCGCCGCCGATCGCGCCACGATCGACAACATCTGGACATCCCGTTCCTTGAAATGATCCGTCTGGTCGGCTTCCGCGATCAGAATACCGTTGGTATGCCCGTGCGTGGTCATCGGCACGATCATCACGGAGTGGGCTCCCTCGTGGATTGGCCGGTGATCCTGGCGATCCCGCACGTTTTTGATACGGATCGCTTCATGCTGCTGCGACACCCGGCGCAAGAGCTCGGTGTCCTTGTCGTCGATCGCTTTCAGGTGAAAATTGTGGTTCCGGTCATGCGCCCGGGCCCGGTAATAGAAATGCCCCCACTTATCGGTGAACACGAGCGCGTAATGGCTGTATTGGAGGGTCGAACCCATGATCCGCATGACCTCGTGCACGACGCCGTCGGTATCGAGGATGGCGGCCAGAATTCGGCTGTTTTCATAGATGACCTCAAGCTGTGCCTGCGATTTCTCAAGTTCGGAGGTTCGAAGGTTCAGCGTGTCGAACAGCTTCATGAGCCGGGTCTCTGATTTGCGCAGGAACTCAGAAGCATACGACAGTGCCAGATAGAACACCCACATGAATCCAAGCCGCATGGAGAAATCGAACAGATTGTTTACGTCGATCTCGGACATCACGACAACAACATACAGCGCGGTGGTCGCCACGACCACCGCCGAGGCCAGCCAGACACTGAGCATATAAGCCGCCACCGCGACCGTCAGATAGAAGAGCAAATAAAACGACGAGTTGACGCCGCCGGTCAGCAGAACGAACGCCGGCACGAAGATGAGGTCAT from Candidatus Zixiibacteriota bacterium encodes the following:
- a CDS encoding sensor domain-containing diguanylate cyclase yields the protein MKLFLDRNKTLLPRIDVIYLLTRLMTLLGVTWFLVVGDYREEDATFLYILGGTFAAHLLVFFVAIKGKFDVKLAYLATIVYDLIFVPAFVLLTGGVNSSFYLLFYLTVAVAAYMLSVWLASAVVVATTALYVVVVMSEIDVNNLFDFSMRLGFMWVFYLALSYASEFLRKSETRLMKLFDTLNLRTSELEKSQAQLEVIYENSRILAAILDTDGVVHEVMRIMGSTLQYSHYALVFTDKWGHFYYRARAHDRNHNFHLKAIDDKDTELLRRVSQQHEAIRIKNVRDRQDHRPIHEGAHSVMIVPMTTHGHTNGILIAEADQTDHFKERDVQMLSIVARSAALALENAELHKRTEELTMIDELTETFNYRYFIQKLQEEKKRALRYNLPLSIIMVDIDWFKKLNDSYGHEVGNLVLKELSRVIKKCIRDVDIFARYGGEEFVVILPQTPEGEAANIGERIREQIEKTVIDTGAAGKVKVTVSVGVSAFPENGRSHEELVSVADQALYRAKGSGKNAVCTI
- a CDS encoding 2'-5' RNA ligase family protein, with protein sequence MFGYNSDELDRRVTNKYAVVILLPEGLDEVIAPLRRQYDPDHSVIAAHVTVVFPFQCTRSLDDISRVIKPVTDRIGPFPLELSSIGDFYPGFPLIYWQVNRHPNLDELYKSLYTGLDLALPHKQFVPHVTVAREISPHRVVMVKERIVPYLPEESFRVTTLNLVSPVADRQWVSVRSFPLGVAV
- a CDS encoding SpoIID/LytB domain-containing protein yields the protein MTTVGKWSLRLGMALFLMVLIWSCASVPGLKDELVTPVIRVPFVRVLIDQNNADVTLGGEGSFAVECLTGEQQAVYFSSRSVRVAVDGRKLRVEDNRGNPIQEGLDEVNLIPRGNNSPLRIDEKRYRGILKVLPYGQNIRVINVVYMEDYLKGVVPPEIGKRNENELEAIKAQAVAARTYAIAHLQQYVGEPFDVKSTVVDQLYEGMEVEDKLVNRGVEQTAGHVAMYQGDFISAYYHSTCGGMTDDIAEVWDKKELPYLQPVDDSAACSWSKYYTWQEVFTEKQLRGRIEQYLSGDRGRDIRIAPITDITVQSRTPGGRVERLVVRTETDVYHFNKDRIRWVIGRTSNPDLILPSDRFDALTEHDAAGRLNEVTIKGRGYGHGVGMCQCGAIGWSRTGWTYDQILKHYYAGIDLKKLY
- a CDS encoding anhydro-N-acetylmuramic acid kinase, producing MTLTALSRRYRLTVLGMNSGTSADGVDLSVLRFTTNPSGPAIRFVAGHMVRYPKALRTAVLSAASMASADIGSILHLDNALGQFYGRTAEALMLKLRRQGIAIDAVASHGQTVRHLPRKISFAGYRVNGTMQLGSLDCIAVATGLPVVGDFRQADIALGHEGAPITVAAMAKLFGHPQESRVIVNIGGMANFFYFPSDRSGLDVQAADTGPGNVLCDLLASRLFGKSYDSRGHFAMRGAVSERLLSILLSHGFFGGRRMSTGREEFGPALIADIVKIGRRLRLAKYDLMATAAELTVARIYTRLKPIVQRDRRVDKLYLTGGGVHNAYFKRRLAELFPGLSIESISSLGIDPGLVEASSYAAMGYACLRSEPLQTRFVPGQKQRMLPVLGKIVQPPTRMA
- a CDS encoding OmpA family protein → MRSLIVLVSLVVCFGLDSSGAEFSLGAYGGADMLTGGSVLDFKIGATYGASIKYHLDRSWRLTLDASRVTLSNTTGGDSTSAIGSLKSNAAVDFTAWRVAGSLQRLLLSPQSRFNIALGAGGGMTLWKIIDPAGDTTFQTVDEHQGKLAFKASELFVGASAGFLFALSSRAFIESRLRADYFTGAGANFASEIDAARDRWLIGGTLSINLRFGRSQHADDWRLPQANQENQRTSDIRRAQRAVGDADGDGVRDEDDTCLATPRGVIVDNHGCPVDNDRDGVPDGLDDCPGTSSEARGRVDIHGCPVDSDFDGVPDFRDQCPGNLIGAVIDSTGCPVDSDKDGVPDGLDDCPNTLFGVKVDRYGCVDLAIFAKPMILHIDYMSGSFEVDAKAKSELQKLAALLSVVPDIRLEISAYTDDIGTDAANLRLSEKRANRVRDYLVAYGVPDERMKPFGRGETNPLASNSTAEGRARNRRIEIQFFK
- a CDS encoding NapC/NirT family cytochrome c yields the protein MNEILRKRTLYRHPLAALGGALVMAGGFLFLILLLIDLAAPAENPYTSLVTFVISPAVVTIGVVLFLIAVVVQVRQAHRRGERVRFNLYIDPSDPSYMRNLWLFLGLTAVLVLLVAYSGYRAYEATDSVAFCGKTCHTVMEPQYVTYQNSPHARIPCVDCHIGPGASFYVKSKLDGTRQLWRTALDTYERPIQTPVSNLRPAQQTCEGCHWPRQFYGEKLVTKTYYRTDEANSPWTINLLVKIGGGNPRTGRLEGIHWHMLAENKVEYIATDAKRQNIPWVRITKRDGTVSVFTDPDASIPDTADPTVEIRKFDCMDCHNRPSHKFLAPATALNLALSTRQISPTLPSVRQVGLDLLNAQYSTREDAQTKIGSGLKDYYQENSPDVAQAQAANIEQATRTLQTIYAENFFPEMKTDYRARENNLSHFVNDGCFRCHDNKKVNDKGETIKNDCRTCHLIVAQGPSENVHDLAQDIAGLDFQHPEDIDDAWKEAKCTDCHTPESGY
- a CDS encoding glycoside hydrolase family 3 N-terminal domain-containing protein, which codes for MTVDKLRKQIGQLFVMGFPGERPPSPFLSFIAEERIGGVILFADNCATHQLARQNIETIKSCYNNYLPFIAIDQEGGRVCRLRQAPVEYRAASAYAIEGIERFEEEYSRAAVYMEALGINLNLAPVADLYLDSKNACLRDRCFGSSAEQVSPFVRASVRISQERGLLSCLKHFPGLGAARNDPHLQTSVADYDEFVWEQREKRPFVAGVEAGADLIMTTHLLLPALDDRIVTGSAKIINRLLRDGLGFDGPVITDDLTMKGAAALGDIGERTLAAFTAGHDLLLFGQDYEAAFQAYDFFTDALRRGEIDTTLVTMSLDRIAGLKFKLGRSVLR